TGCACATGTTCCATCTTGCACCTCTCTGCCATCGCCTTGGACCGGTACAGAGCAATCACGGATGCTGTGGAATATGCACGGAAAAGGACACCTAAGCATGCTGGCATCATGATTGCAGTGGTATGGATCATATCCATTTTTATCTCCATGCCGCCTTTGTTTTGGCGGCACCAGACGACCAGCAGGGATGACGAATGCATCATCAAACATGACCACATTGTTTTCACCATTTACTCTACATTTGGCGCCTTCTACATCCCGCTAGCCTTGATTCTGATCCTTTATTACAAGATATACAAGGCAGCAAAGACATTTCACAGAAGAAGCATCAGCCGGATCGTAAGGGAGGAGGTAAATGGGCAAGTCCTTTTGGACGCAGGTGAAAGAAGCACCAAATCGGCTTCAATGCCCAGCACAGCGGAGAAGACATCAGATCCACTGGTGAACTGCGATAAAAACAATATCACCCTACGAAGCCCCAGGTCTGAATCTAAGCACGAGAAGtcctggaaaaaacagagaatctCCAGCACAAGAGAGCGAAAGGCAGCAACTACGTTGGGTCTGATCTTGGGGGCATTTGTGATCTGCTGGCtccctttttttgtaaaagaagtAGTTGTTAATACCTGTGAAAGATGTCACATCTCAGAAGACATGTCTAATTTCCTAGCATGGCTGGGATATATAAATTCCCTTATTAACCCTCTAATCTACACAATCTTTAATGAAGATTTCAAGAGAGCCTTCCAGAAGCTTGTGCGGTGTAGGCAATATCTTTAAGAGCTTTTGTTCATATAAGGAGAACATACTCATTGTTTTTTAACCTGTATAAATTTATATAACTGAGATGACATTTGTTGTATTTAAGGAAAAGCACCAAGACTCTGCATTTACATTATGACTTTTTTGTATCAGTAGTACTGGGAACATAAATTGCCCAAGTTTTAGAGAGATGGATCATCTGGGATCAGTTTTGCTCTGGAAAAAGAGGTAGCACATTGTGGCTCTGATCCAGTTGGGATTTGCACAGCTGCCTAGCTTGAAGCATAAGGTATTACCTTAAATATGAAGGAAATACACACTTGAAGtagacaaagaaacaaaattttaaaaaaagtaacccTCAGCCATCAatgaaattttaagtaaaacaacACACAGGTTTTAAACCCTAATCGCAAATAAGAAGATCGAAAATACACCTTGGAATTCAGACATGATTTTATTAGTTTGCCACAAGCCTGCAGCATAGAGCCAAGCCATTCCCAGCGAAGGGCAGTAGCTTTAAACATATCTAGCATCATCCTATGTTGATTAGCTGagtgcagctgcagccctgccttctCCTGTAGATGAAGGACTTCCCTGTCTTATGCCCTCGCAGCACCCCAGCAGCAGGCAAGGTGCTTTCATGGGTTACCAGTTTCATAGCAAGCTAATGTTGTGAACCCTCTGCCATTGCACACCCACAACAGACATGGGCATAGCACCAAGGGAAACAGCCAGACAGTTGGTGCACCGCCAGTGAGCTGGGTACACATAGTGCCTGATGCTTTGAGACACCGCTTCAGTAGGGACTAGGGAGAGTAAGGTCATAAAGAGCAGCTAGTCCTCCTTATGGAGATGTTAGAAGGGAGAGAAGCATGAAACACTCCTTTCTTCATGTCCTCATCCCTACCTCACACACCTGGCCAGGCACGGCCCCTGTGACTTTCAGCACCAAACCCAACCACACAGTTTGTGCCAGGGCCCCCAGAGAATTGCTAGTGGTGGGTGGCTTAGTGAGGTTTGGTTGAGGGCCACCGAATGAAGAACTTGGACTGACAGCTCCAGCTCAGCATGTCCAGCCCTCCACCCCCAGAAGCCCGATGTCCCCCGAGTCTTTTCTCAACTGCCTCAAGCACTAGGGTTGTGCACTCCAAGCGTGTAAGAAAGCGAAGACCGACCACGGTGCTGGCAGCATGGGTCTCTGGAAAAGGCtgtgcagcagcttctccagtAAGGGCAGGGGAAGTGACCTCAGTATGCAGCGCACACCTGGGCAGGGGATCCTGTGGGATGCTCACTGGCTGGCACCTCTAaacccctccttcccccagagcATCTAGTCCATGCCTCCAGTCCCAGCAGAGCTAAAAGGACCTTGTAGGCAtcccagccagccctggccAGCTGGTTCAGTCAAAGATAACCACAATGAATAAATCCCTTTGTGGGCTGCCTTCTAAGGCCTCAAAGATGGTACCTTGGCCAATCTTGATTTACTTCTTCTAGATGCCAAGCCAGAGTACTAATGAGTGCAAGAACAGCCCTTGCCTCAAAATCAGCAGTGCAAGTTTGCCGACAGCTAAGGGTACTAACAGAGCAGTGAGCATTTACCCGAGTGCAGATGAGTCACTAAGAGCCACACCAGAATCCAGTGACGGGTTTTGCACTTTTCAGGACAAACAGATTCAGGCTGTGTCACTAAGACCCCAGCTTTGAATTCATTGCCAGCCATTCAATGCTCTCTAGCAGGAATAGGGACTTGAGGCTCCTTACAGGAACTACAAATCCCACTGTCATCAGCAGCAGTCTCCTGCAAAGGTGCTCTGATTTGGCATGTGGGTCAGCAGCTTAGGGACATCACAAAGAAGCTGAGACATGAGACCACTATGCACACCCTTAGTTTGGGAATGGTATCACTGGTCTTCGCAGTTGTTCTTCCAAGAGACTTTCAGCAGTTTGCATTAGAcaagaaaacccagaaagaaGCCATTACTgtcatttctctctccccctctccctcccctgtaTTACCAACTCTGAAGTTtaatgatttttgtattttgcccACTAGCTACCAGCTGACACAACAGCTGTCAGAGGTGTTTCTTGCAAGATGACAAGGTTTGAAACCTGAAATACTGAACTAATTTGTTCGTCACTTGCAACTTACTATATTCTGCTTTCACATCAAGGTCCAAATGAGATGCTATTCAGAAGTACTAGAAAAGGTGCATTTGCTTTACTGTTGATTTTAACCCAGCCAGGAATCTAACGGAATGCTCACCTGCCATGCCGTGTAGCTCTAGTGCAGCGTAGCACAGCTAAATTTTGAAGATACTAGGATGCGACAGAATGGAATTTGGCTCATGCTCAGTGCAAGCTAGCACACTTTACTACCATTGCAGTCAGAGCACAGCCTCTGCAGCCCCCGTGACCTCGGCAATGGCTGCAttatgctgaaagaaaaaaccgCTTTAAACAtcagctgtgctctgctgtcTCCAGAAAGAGCCATGGAATTCAGCTTTCTAAAAGGATTAGCAGATTagcagaaggcagcaaagaAAACCCCACTGAAACATTTAAGATTGAAGACCTCCGTTTCCCACGTTTCCTGAGTACTGAGTCATAACATTGGATATCTAGGGGCAGGAATTCCTCTCCCCCTGCTTCTGCCTTTATGACTGCTGGAGGGTAGAGTATATTGTTTATGCTCTTACATGTAAGAAGTTTGACAATATCTTGTGAAATCaaattggaaggaaaaacagggGTTGCTTTTGAGGAGAAAAGATACTTCAAATActcatatttaaataataatggaTAAAGCTCAAAGAATGGAACGATATGTagataaacagaaaatagctgTCATTTATGCACTGTTAACAGTATTATACTCAGAATCCAGTTAAGCTGCTAAACATTTCTCAAGATGCAGGGTGGTTTCTTTTGTATCATTTTCACTGAGCTGTATCTGCTCACCCTTCAACACCTCAGTGGTGGAAGATGCAACTACAAGAAATCTAAGCAAATGAGTGGGTAGTTATCCTATTAAAAGCACTTGCAGCTTGTGGACCATCATTTCTTGGTGTCTGACTGCAACTCATCACTCGTTCTCTAACAGAATCCACTGTGCCGAACACTTTATCACACAACCCCACACAGTATCATTTCATCTCTAGCATTTATCCATACATGTGATATGTTAAGAAAAAACGTGAGTTCCTCTTTCAAAATGCACAAAGGTTAAGATTTCTGTGGGACgctgctttcccctccccatgaAGTACACAGGCATCTACTGGAGCTTAGCACTGGATTCAAGGAGCAAGAGGGAGCAAGATTTTATGCACTGGCGCTAAGATTTTTTGCAAGTAG
Above is a genomic segment from Gymnogyps californianus isolate 813 chromosome 1, ASM1813914v2, whole genome shotgun sequence containing:
- the HTR1F gene encoding 5-hydroxytryptamine receptor 1F; amino-acid sequence: MDLINSTEQNGTSEELFKWVTSKILISITLSVLALMTTAINSLVMTAIIVTRKLHHPANYLICSLAVTDFLVAVLVMPFSIVYIVKETWIMGQVVCDIWLSVDITCCTCSILHLSAIALDRYRAITDAVEYARKRTPKHAGIMIAVVWIISIFISMPPLFWRHQTTSRDDECIIKHDHIVFTIYSTFGAFYIPLALILILYYKIYKAAKTFHRRSISRIVREEVNGQVLLDAGERSTKSASMPSTAEKTSDPLVNCDKNNITLRSPRSESKHEKSWKKQRISSTRERKAATTLGLILGAFVICWLPFFVKEVVVNTCERCHISEDMSNFLAWLGYINSLINPLIYTIFNEDFKRAFQKLVRCRQYL